gattatgtcggaggatctcaccttcaaggaccataacattgtatcaatcgcatctgctagaaaaatgacaggatggataatgagaaccttcaaaactagggaggccaagcccatgatgacactcttcaggtcacttgttctatctaggctggaatattgctgcactctaacagcacctttcaaggcaggtgaaattgccgacctagaaaatgtacagagaactttcacggcgcgcataacggagataaaacacctcaattactgggagcgcttgaggtttctaaacctgtattccctggaacgcaggagggagagatacatgattatatacacctggaaaatcctagagggactagtaccgaacttgcacacgaaaatcactcactacgaaagcaaaagacttggcagacgatgcaccatccccccaatgaaaagcaggggtgtcactagcacgttaagagaccatacaataagtgtcaggggcccgagactgttcaactgcctcccagcacacataagggggattaccaacagacccctggcagtcttcaagctggcactggacaagcacctaaagtcagttcctgatcagccgggctgtggctcgtacgttggtttgcgtgcagccagcagcaacagcctggttgatcaggcgctgatccaccaggaggcctggtcacagaccgggccgcgggggcgttgacccccgaaactctctccaggtaaactccaggtattattattatttatattattattattattattattattattattattattattactattattattattattattattattattattattattattattattattattattattactattattattactattattattattattattattattattattattattattattattattactattattattactattattattattattattattattattattattattattattattattattattcctaggTCTCCTCTTCACATTGGTAagaggaggtgggaagaacatGTATGAAGACTTGACAATGATATATAGTGGTGTTTTAACTTTTAAAGATTAAAAATATGATAttacaagggccccaatggaaataagtcattttgacttaatttttttttttttgggggggagggttaTCCTACATAATTTACAtatgtgttactatgtatgataatttgtgtaactgtatttatgtgtatctctacctaaataaacttacgtcCTACTTTAAGAAATTTATAATAACGCGGGAAAATGCAAGTTAGAAAATAATCCAGTTGACAGATGGTTTTAAATACCTTCCTCCTTACACACGGTCTATTTAACTTTCATATTTAAATACTGGGAAAGGTTATATAGTGTTTGTTATATAAGTTATGTAtgatttatttataatttatgcAATGAATTTTGGAACCATTAGAATGTCCAGTGCAGGAGACACTAGTGGATAATGACTCTGGCTTTGGATTCCTTGAGGTAACGGGTATTTGTATCTATTAGATATATCTATGATATTTAATTGTAATTTAGTGAGAATATTAATTTTGTATTATTAGGTATTTAACAGAAGCTCGGGGCCGATAGAATACaaatataatgaaatataaaTTTATGTTGAGGCATGCGGACAATATATGGTCCTCTGACCGTCTCTCTGGTGCCGGAGTGGCAAGGCTGAGCACAGGGCGCTCATATTTTGACAAAAATAACCATCAATATGACTAATTTCGGCAATTTGAAGAGCAGTGATGGTGTCAAAGCCCTTAACGATTACCTCGGGGATAAAAGCTACATCGAAGGGTAAGTTCTGACAGGTAAAATGAGCAAATAAGTAGGCGGGGGTGGTATTCGCCATGTGTTTGTGTTGGTCCTGACAGGACATGAATCTGAGAATTTTGGGGATAAATAGATGACTATTTGTAATGTTTTAATATTGATTTCTTTGCTGGTCGGCGAGAAGAACAATTTGCAAAAGTAGATTGAGAGAAATTGTCATTGTGGTGTTTTATGCCGTAAATGTAGACTTGGCAGAGACCCAACTCCCGACCAGTTGTAATTTATAATATTCACCTATatatggctgcaggggtcgagtcacagctcctggctgtgaTGCTAGATCTTTAACGTAatttttagttattgttggtCTCCAGGAAGGTTTCTTGTTGCCgtgtgaggggcttttgattcaaggaattggatttaTCCTCGACTCCCCcctcgaggaaggttccttgatgctggtgaggggctcttgatcttgggaattggatctgtgctccagttctctgaattaaccctgaataccttccatcccccccccacaggcgctgtataatcctacgggtttagtgcttccccctttataataataataatatcctcgactccttggatcaaacctgattacctcccaggcgttatatgacccctacggataTAGCAATTTCtcattttaaaaataataataattgttaatgTTACGTTTTTTTTTAATCCTGACTTTTTCTGGCTTTTAAAATTTTCAAATTCTTTTCCTCATTTTCTTTATAATTTTCTTCTTTGCTTCCATCTTCCATTAATAATGTCTTGTAGGTATTCTTTCCATTCTTCTGAATGTTAAGAATATCATAGATTTTCTTACTTGATACTGTTCTTTGATTTTATTTTATGCACTTGATTGTTATATGTTTTTAGATTTAATATTCTGCCAATGTATGGAGcttgcacattttttttttcttttccagtTTTTCACCGTCTCAGGCAGACGTGAGCGTTtatgaaagcattggcaaagcccCTGCAGAAAATTTTGCCCACGCTTTGCGGTGGTTTAACCACATTGCTTCCTTTGTTGTTGAAAAGTTTAAGTTCCCTGGAGAGAAGAAAGCTCTAAGTAACGGCCCAGCTCCAGCTCCTGTCgctgctgccgctcctgctgcacctcctgctgctgcacctgctgatgacgacgatgatgatgaaGAGGTGGATCTCTTCGGTTCAGATGATGAGGAAGAAGTTAGTATTATTCTGAAAATGTTGGGTTAAATTATAATCTCTACTGAGCATCAATGAAGTTTTTTTTTAGATCTTAACGTC
This is a stretch of genomic DNA from Cherax quadricarinatus isolate ZL_2023a unplaced genomic scaffold, ASM3850222v1 Contig428, whole genome shotgun sequence. It encodes these proteins:
- the eEF1beta gene encoding elongation factor 1-beta' encodes the protein MTNFGNLKSSDGVKALNDYLGDKSYIEGFSPSQADVSVYESIGKAPAENFAHALRWFNHIASFVVEKFKFPGEKKALSNGPAPAPVAAAAPAAPPAAAPADDDDDDEEVDLFGSDDEEEDPDAARVREERLAAYAAKKAVKPGPIAKSQILLDCKPWDDETDMKAMEEKVRTVAMDGLVWGASKLNPLAFGIMKLSILCTVEDAKVSVDDLIEKIQEFEDFVQSVDVAAFNKV